From a region of the Stegostoma tigrinum isolate sSteTig4 chromosome 25, sSteTig4.hap1, whole genome shotgun sequence genome:
- the arsa gene encoding arylsulfatase A: protein MLPFLLLLLTPSLGLVAASRPGVVLFLADDLGYGDLGCFGHPSSQTPNLDRLAAEGRRFSDFYSAASVCSPSRAALLTGRYPTRSGVYPGVFYPSSKGGLPLNETTIAELLKQQGYKTAMVGKWHLGYGLNGSYLPIHQGFDKFLGIPYSHDQGPCQNLTCFPPDTKCYGKCDQDVVLMPVFKNDEIIQQPVYFPKLIRLYDNFARHFILKAAKQQKPFFLYYASHHTHYPQFASAGFTGKSKRGPLGDALMEFDASVGVILDALRDAGVENNTLIFFTSDNGPELRRQSRGGNAGLLRCGKGTTYDGGMREPAIAYWPGRITPGVTHELASTLDILPTIASISGAKLPQVKLDGYDMSDILFNNGKSKRKAMFYYPVTPSEKLGVFAVRYGKYKAHYYTQGSILSDTSPDESCHWSAPIMRHKPPLLFDLEADPSENYGLSCYELPTFNSIIELIQNETIKFESGMEFGESQMERGFDPVLEPCIKPDCKPRPQCCQQT, encoded by the exons ATGTTACCGTTCCTGCTCCTGCTGCTGACACCGAGTCTCGGGCTTGTTGCTGCTTCCAGACCTGGGGTGGTGCTGTTCTTGGCCGATGACCTTGGCTACGGCGACCTGGGCTGCTTCGGGCACCCGAGCTCCCAGACCCCGAACCTGGACCGGCTGGCGGCGGAAGGCCGGAGATTCAGCGACTTCTACAGTGCAGCCAGTGTCTGCAGCCCATCCCG GGCAGCTTTGCTGACAGGCCGCTACCCTACTCGGTCAGGGGTTTATCCAGGCGTTTTCTACCCTTCATCAAAGGGTGGTCTTCCACTAAATGAAACCACCATCGCTGAACTGCTAAAACAGCAAGGATACAAAACAGCAATGGTGGGTAAGTGGCATTTGGGCTATGGGCTCAATGGGAGCTACTTACCCATCCATCAGGGCTTTGATAAATTCTTGGGCATCCCCTACTCCCATGATCAGGGGCCCTGCCAGAACTTGACTTGTTTCCCACCAGACACCAAGTGCTATGGAAAGTGTGACCAAGATGTGGTCCTTATGCCTGTGTTCAAGAATGACGAGATTATCCAGCAGCCAGTCTACTTTCCCAAGCTCATTCGACTGTATGATAACTTTGCAAGACACTTCATTCTGAAAGCAGCAAAGCAGCAGAAACCATTCTTCCTTTACTATGCATCACAT CATACCCACTATCCCCAATTTGCTAGTGCTGGTTTCACAGGGAAGTCCAAGAGGGGCCCTCTGGGAGATGCACTGATGGAATTTGACGCTTCGGTGGGGGTGATATTAGATGCTTTACGAGATGCTGGAGTGGAGAATAATACTCTTATATTCTTCACTAGTGACAATGG CCCGGAGCTGAGGCGACAGTCACGTGGCGGGAATGCAGGGCTGTTGAGGTGTGGCAAAGGCACAACATACGATGGGGGAATGAGGGAACCTGCTATTGCCTATTGGCCTGGCCGGATCACTCCAG GTGTAACCCATGAGCTGGCCAGCACCCTGGATATCCTTCCGACAATTGCCAGCATCTCCGGTGCAAAGCTTCCACAGGTCAAGCTGGATGGATATGACATGAGTGATATCCTCTTCAATAATGGCAAG AGCAAGAGGAAGGCCATGTTTTACTATCCAGTCACCCCCAGCGAAAAACTGGGAGTTTTTGCTGTGCGTTATGGAAAGTACAAGGCTCATTACTACACTCAAG GTTCCATTCTCAGTGATACCAGCCCAGATGAGTCCTGCCACTGGAGTGCACCAATCATGCGTCACAAACCTCCTCTGCTGTTTGACTTAGAGGCAGATCCTTCTGAGAACTATGGTCTCAGCTGCTATGAACTTCCCACTTTCAACTCAATAATTGAACTGATCCAGAACGAAACAATCAAATTTGAGTCTGGAATGGAGTTTGGAGAAAGCCAAATGGAGAGGGGATTTGACCCTGTACTTGAGCCTTGTATTAAACCTGATTGCAAGCCACGACCTCAGTGCTGTCAACAGACGTAG